Proteins from one Staphylococcus sp. IVB6214 genomic window:
- a CDS encoding ABC transporter ATP-binding protein — MEKMIEINHLKKSFDSQVVLNGVSLDVVGGEIIGLIGPSGSGKSTLIKTVLGMEKADGGEAFVLDISMPNRKILADIGYMAQSDALYEALSAKENLLFFGQMKGINKEDLKQQIQHVSEVVELTDQLNKRVGSYSGGMKRRLSLAIALLGKPRLLILDEPTVGIDPSLRKKIWRELDALRQEGCGILITTHVMDEAELTDKVALLLRGDVIAFDTPAQLKELYQVNTVEEAFLKAEGGQ, encoded by the coding sequence ATGGAAAAGATGATTGAAATCAATCACTTAAAGAAATCATTCGATTCTCAGGTTGTATTGAATGGTGTCTCACTTGATGTAGTAGGTGGTGAGATTATTGGACTGATTGGTCCATCAGGTTCTGGTAAATCAACGTTAATTAAAACAGTTTTAGGCATGGAAAAGGCAGATGGTGGCGAAGCATTTGTATTAGATATATCGATGCCTAACAGAAAAATACTTGCAGACATTGGCTATATGGCACAGTCGGATGCACTCTACGAAGCATTGTCAGCGAAAGAAAATTTATTATTTTTCGGTCAAATGAAAGGAATTAACAAAGAAGATCTGAAGCAACAAATTCAACATGTTTCAGAAGTTGTAGAATTAACAGACCAGTTGAATAAAAGAGTGGGAAGTTATTCTGGAGGGATGAAACGTCGATTATCCTTAGCGATCGCTTTGCTAGGAAAACCGAGATTATTGATTTTAGATGAACCGACCGTTGGTATAGACCCGTCTTTAAGAAAAAAGATATGGCGAGAGTTAGATGCATTACGTCAAGAAGGTTGCGGCATTTTGATTACAACACATGTTATGGATGAAGCGGAATTGACAGATAAAGTTGCATTGTTATTACGTGGTGACGTCATTGCATTTGATACACCCGCACAATTAAAGGAACTGTATCAAGTAAACACTGTTGAAGAAGCATTTTTGAAAGCAGAAGGAGGGCAATAA
- a CDS encoding ABC transporter permease yields the protein MRAFAIAKKVFKELIRDKRTLALMFVAPIFIMWLMNVMFTANNTTEVNMAVVGVDQNIVSTMDDVKHVSAKNYERIDAAEKALSKEKVDAIVSTDDNENFSIIYANRDASKTAMSKQVFKQAVTSSQVKEMTKNVQALVKASPNPKASDQLQKPSISLDEYYDYGDEDSGFFIKMIPVLMGFMVFFFVFLISGMALLKERTSGTLDRLLATPVRRADIVFGYMLSYGFLAIIQTLVIVIATINLLKIEVVGSIAYVVLVNFVLAMVALAFGILMSTLAKSEFQMMQFIPLVVMPQLFFSGLIPLENMANWVQVIGKILPLSYSGHALSQIILWGNGWNEIIGDLGILMLFLIVLTALNIIVLKRYRKV from the coding sequence ATGAGAGCATTTGCGATTGCTAAAAAAGTATTTAAAGAATTAATTCGAGATAAACGCACACTTGCATTAATGTTTGTTGCGCCCATTTTTATTATGTGGCTCATGAATGTCATGTTCACAGCAAACAATACAACAGAAGTGAACATGGCGGTAGTGGGTGTTGACCAAAACATCGTATCCACAATGGATGATGTCAAACATGTGTCAGCTAAAAATTATGAACGTATTGATGCAGCTGAAAAAGCACTTAGCAAAGAAAAAGTGGATGCGATTGTATCAACAGATGATAATGAAAACTTTAGCATTATTTATGCTAATAGAGATGCTTCCAAAACTGCGATGAGTAAGCAAGTGTTTAAACAAGCAGTGACATCTTCACAAGTAAAAGAGATGACAAAAAATGTACAGGCACTTGTAAAAGCAAGTCCAAATCCGAAAGCATCAGATCAGTTACAAAAACCGTCTATTTCTTTAGACGAATATTATGATTACGGTGATGAAGATTCTGGATTTTTCATTAAGATGATTCCAGTATTGATGGGCTTTATGGTCTTCTTCTTTGTCTTTTTAATTTCGGGAATGGCATTGTTGAAGGAGCGAACATCTGGAACTTTAGATCGCTTACTAGCAACGCCGGTACGCCGAGCGGATATCGTATTTGGCTATATGCTCAGTTATGGATTTTTAGCGATTATCCAGACATTAGTTATTGTTATTGCAACGATTAATTTATTGAAAATTGAAGTGGTTGGAAGTATTGCTTATGTTGTATTGGTTAATTTTGTACTTGCAATGGTTGCATTGGCATTTGGAATTTTGATGTCAACACTTGCTAAGTCAGAATTCCAAATGATGCAATTTATCCCATTAGTTGTAATGCCACAGCTGTTTTTCTCAGGGTTGATTCCTTTAGAAAATATGGCGAATTGGGTTCAAGTCATTGGAAAAATATTGCCGTTATCGTATTCAGGACATGCCTTGTCACAAATTATTCTTTGGGGTAATGGATGGAATGAAATTATAGGTGATTTAGGTATTTTAATGCTCTTCTTAATTGTTTTGACAGCATTGAATATCATTGTTTTAAAACGTTATCGTAAGGTATAA
- a CDS encoding TetR/AcrR family transcriptional regulator: MNTNQFPTFKEQLESASMPPGQRKAMLAAIKLFSEQGYHATSTAQIAKEAGISQATIFKYFSTKEELLMGLLEPLKEIVGKTFIKDLTQHQDLESLIHFIVTDRYAFFSANGDFLKIIFQEAMISPKLREALITNSKKLMPNLFHHINSVLESDAKLDRSLTKVDRIRTIIAPLFMYILQTQIFSIKTGDAETELQMVASQIIKSLRQ, from the coding sequence ATGAATACAAATCAATTTCCAACATTTAAAGAACAATTAGAAAGTGCGTCTATGCCACCTGGACAAAGAAAAGCCATGTTAGCAGCAATCAAACTTTTTTCAGAGCAAGGATATCATGCGACATCGACAGCCCAAATTGCGAAAGAAGCCGGAATCAGTCAAGCAACAATCTTTAAATATTTTAGTACGAAAGAAGAATTATTGATGGGACTACTTGAGCCTTTAAAAGAGATTGTAGGCAAGACATTTATCAAAGATTTGACTCAACATCAAGACTTGGAAAGCTTAATTCATTTCATCGTTACAGATCGGTATGCTTTCTTTTCAGCAAATGGAGATTTTCTCAAAATTATCTTTCAAGAAGCGATGATTTCACCTAAGTTAAGAGAAGCATTGATAACCAACTCTAAAAAGTTAATGCCAAACTTATTTCATCATATTAATAGCGTTTTAGAAAGTGACGCGAAGCTAGATAGAAGTCTTACAAAAGTAGATCGTATACGAACAATTATCGCACCACTGTTCATGTATATATTACAAACGCAAATTTTTTCGATTAAAACAGGTGATGCAGAAACAGAATTACAAATGGTAGCCTCCCAAATTATCAAAAGTTTACGTCAATAA
- a CDS encoding GlsB/YeaQ/YmgE family stress response membrane protein produces the protein MMGFIVMLIVGGLIGWAAGAILGKDIPGGILGNIIAGLLGSWVGGMFLGAWGPSFGGIYVFPALIGSIIFIAVVSLILGALRGKK, from the coding sequence ATAATGGGCTTTATTGTCATGTTAATAGTTGGTGGTCTCATTGGTTGGGCTGCCGGAGCAATTTTAGGTAAAGATATCCCAGGTGGGATTTTAGGTAATATTATCGCTGGTTTACTCGGTTCTTGGGTAGGCGGCATGTTCCTAGGCGCATGGGGACCATCATTCGGTGGCATCTATGTATTCCCAGCATTGATCGGCTCAATTATCTTTATCGCAGTTGTGTCACTTATCTTAGGTGCACTTCGCGGTAAAAAATAA
- the queE gene encoding 7-carboxy-7-deazaguanine synthase QueE, producing MTAKIPVLEIFGPTIQGEGQVIGRKTMFVRTAGCDFRCSWCDSKFTWDGSMRDEIQMLTAEEIWQRLTDIGGDCFDHVTISGGNPALIKNLQAFVDLCEMKHIQLALETQGTKFQPWMSQIHDLTISPKPPSSGMDQDLSQLDTVIAQCQPTSLSLKVVVFDEADLAFAQTIHERYPDISFYLQVGNPYLEDTVEHHTERLLSRYEWLIQHVMTNPALNRVYVLPQLHTLLWSNLKGV from the coding sequence ATGACTGCGAAAATACCTGTACTCGAAATTTTCGGCCCAACAATTCAAGGAGAAGGCCAAGTCATCGGTCGCAAAACGATGTTCGTGCGAACGGCTGGATGTGACTTCCGATGTAGTTGGTGTGACTCTAAGTTTACATGGGATGGTTCAATGCGTGATGAGATTCAAATGCTGACAGCTGAAGAAATCTGGCAACGTTTAACCGACATTGGTGGTGATTGTTTTGATCACGTAACCATTTCAGGCGGGAACCCTGCACTTATTAAAAATCTGCAAGCTTTCGTCGATTTATGTGAAATGAAACATATCCAACTCGCTTTAGAAACACAGGGAACAAAGTTTCAACCATGGATGTCTCAAATACACGATTTGACTATCTCTCCAAAGCCACCCAGCTCAGGCATGGATCAAGATTTATCACAGCTGGACACTGTCATTGCACAATGTCAACCAACATCATTAAGTTTAAAAGTAGTAGTATTTGATGAAGCAGACCTAGCATTTGCACAAACAATACACGAACGTTATCCTGACATATCATTCTATCTTCAAGTTGGTAACCCTTATCTTGAAGACACCGTTGAACATCATACAGAAAGGCTGTTGAGTCGCTATGAATGGCTAATTCAACATGTCATGACCAATCCAGCATTGAATCGCGTTTACGTTTTACCTCAATTACACACATTGTTGTGGAGTAACCTTAAAGGAGTGTAA
- the queD gene encoding 6-carboxytetrahydropterin synthase QueD, whose translation MMQQIYPSIDHPYTFELNKDFNFSAAHYIPAPEAGKCMRTHGHTYFVNLTIGGDALDDTGFLINFSHLKALIHDQFDHYLLNDLPLFEGKSPSTEVVAQTIYEIVANHLAELPHAPKCLQVFLRETPSSYVVYRPKHMKGQM comes from the coding sequence ATGATGCAACAAATTTATCCGAGTATCGATCACCCCTACACATTTGAATTAAATAAAGACTTTAACTTTTCAGCAGCACACTACATCCCTGCACCAGAAGCGGGCAAGTGTATGCGCACACATGGTCATACGTATTTCGTCAATCTAACAATCGGTGGTGATGCGCTTGACGACACAGGCTTTTTAATCAACTTCAGTCATCTGAAAGCACTCATTCATGATCAATTCGATCATTACTTGTTGAATGACTTACCTTTATTTGAAGGTAAAAGTCCTTCTACTGAAGTTGTTGCACAAACTATTTATGAAATTGTCGCAAACCATCTCGCTGAATTGCCACACGCACCTAAGTGTCTACAAGTATTTCTACGCGAGACACCATCAAGTTATGTTGTCTATCGTCCAAAACATATGAAGGGGCAAATGTAA
- the queC gene encoding 7-cyano-7-deazaguanine synthase QueC gives MSNALNQEKALVVFSGGQDSTTCLFYAKKHFKEVELVTFEYGQRHAKEIEVAKSIAEDQGLKHHILDMSLLSQLSPNALTSSDIAIDTSDDIPNTFVPARNLLFLSFAGALAYQINAKHIITGVCETDFSGYPDCRDQFIKSMNVTMSLAMDRDFVIHTPLMWLDKKDTWALSDELGVLDYVRNQTLTCYNGIVADGCGACPACLLRQRGLDQYLNEKGGRLS, from the coding sequence ATGTCAAATGCACTGAATCAAGAAAAAGCCCTCGTTGTTTTCAGCGGTGGTCAAGACAGTACGACTTGCCTTTTCTATGCTAAAAAACATTTCAAAGAAGTAGAACTTGTCACATTTGAATATGGACAACGTCATGCAAAAGAAATTGAAGTTGCCAAATCAATTGCCGAAGATCAAGGATTAAAACATCACATTTTAGATATGTCACTGTTGTCACAGCTTTCACCTAACGCTCTGACATCATCAGATATCGCCATTGATACTTCTGACGATATTCCAAACACATTCGTCCCAGCACGCAATCTACTCTTTTTATCATTTGCTGGTGCGTTGGCTTATCAAATCAATGCCAAACATATCATTACTGGCGTGTGCGAGACGGACTTCTCTGGTTACCCAGATTGTAGAGACCAATTTATTAAATCAATGAACGTCACAATGAGCTTAGCAATGGATCGAGATTTTGTCATTCATACGCCTTTAATGTGGTTAGACAAAAAGGACACTTGGGCACTAAGTGATGAACTGGGTGTATTAGACTACGTACGCAATCAGACTCTCACATGCTATAACGGTATCGTAGCTGATGGATGTGGCGCATGCCCTGCTTGCCTACTTCGACAACGTGGTTTAGACCAATATCTTAATGAAAAAGGAGGACGTCTATCATGA
- a CDS encoding aminodeoxychorismate/anthranilate synthase component II, with the protein MIIMIDNKDSFTYNIVDYLKTESKSHIEVIDVDDVSIEKIASYHPTAIVISPGPGAPTDYPILQDVLRYFEKHVPILGVCLGFQLIVTYYGGKIVHAPYPVHGHTTRITHDGSQLFKGLPSAFNVMRYHSLMADPSTIQAPLIVTATNTEQMIMAVAHEDLPIYAVQYHPESIMSEHGHSQIRNFLEKVGSINGCEV; encoded by the coding sequence ATGATAATAATGATTGATAACAAAGATTCATTTACATATAATATTGTGGATTATTTAAAGACAGAAAGTAAAAGTCATATTGAAGTCATTGATGTGGATGATGTATCTATTGAAAAGATTGCATCATATCATCCAACAGCCATTGTGATTTCGCCAGGTCCCGGTGCGCCAACTGATTACCCGATATTACAAGATGTTTTACGCTATTTTGAAAAGCATGTTCCGATACTCGGCGTGTGTTTAGGATTTCAATTGATTGTCACTTACTACGGTGGCAAGATTGTTCATGCGCCATATCCTGTTCACGGACATACGACCCGAATTACGCATGATGGTTCGCAGTTATTCAAAGGGCTGCCATCTGCTTTTAATGTGATGCGTTATCATTCTTTAATGGCGGATCCATCAACTATACAAGCGCCACTCATCGTGACAGCTACCAATACAGAGCAAATGATTATGGCGGTCGCACATGAAGACTTGCCGATTTACGCTGTTCAATATCATCCAGAGTCAATTATGTCAGAGCATGGACATAGCCAGATACGAAACTTTCTTGAGAAGGTAGGGTCTATAAATGGTTGTGAAGTTTAA
- the pabB gene encoding aminodeoxychorismate synthase component I — MVVKFNYTYYTDEQNKETYRYTFHNPVVSSIAHNISEVGQVVAEAERLQQAGYYVALYLPYEAAAYYNADFQTYTPEDGIYALCYAFESPLQEVINTEMFEQKKYPSFRFTETPQTITDNIRAIQQEIVDGWTYQVNYTTRLEASVSTPIHALYSQLTQQANGNYTALIDTDDLKIASISPELFFQVGLFGQSERTVMSKPMKGTMPRGTTPQEDQENCEVLERSMKDRAENIMIVDLLRNDIARIAQQGTVRVGPLCAIEAYPTVYQMTTMVMGTITHDTSLNKLLAALFPCGSITGAPKVNTMSIIHRLETTPRHSYCGTIGLLRPEGNAVFNVPIRTVQQLGDRFIYGVGAGITIDSNPEQEYKEFQDKTRILKGI, encoded by the coding sequence ATGGTTGTGAAGTTTAATTATACTTACTACACAGATGAACAAAATAAAGAGACGTACCGGTATACATTTCATAACCCAGTTGTTTCATCCATTGCACACAACATTTCAGAAGTCGGACAGGTTGTTGCAGAAGCGGAACGTTTACAACAAGCAGGTTATTACGTTGCATTGTATTTACCTTATGAAGCAGCAGCTTATTATAACGCTGACTTTCAGACATATACGCCGGAAGATGGTATCTATGCGTTATGTTATGCATTTGAATCACCGCTACAAGAAGTTATTAACACAGAGATGTTTGAACAAAAGAAGTATCCGTCATTTCGTTTTACAGAAACACCACAGACAATTACGGATAATATTCGAGCGATACAACAGGAAATTGTTGATGGCTGGACGTATCAAGTGAACTATACGACACGGCTTGAAGCAAGTGTTTCGACGCCTATCCACGCACTTTATTCACAACTAACACAACAGGCAAACGGTAATTACACAGCGTTGATTGATACAGATGATTTGAAAATTGCGTCGATATCTCCTGAACTGTTCTTTCAGGTTGGGTTATTCGGTCAATCAGAACGAACGGTGATGAGTAAACCGATGAAGGGGACAATGCCACGTGGTACAACACCGCAAGAAGATCAAGAGAACTGTGAAGTGTTGGAGCGGTCAATGAAAGATCGAGCTGAGAATATTATGATTGTTGATCTGTTGCGTAACGATATAGCTCGGATTGCGCAACAAGGAACGGTTCGTGTTGGCCCGTTGTGTGCGATTGAAGCATATCCGACGGTTTACCAAATGACAACGATGGTAATGGGAACAATCACTCATGATACGTCATTAAACAAACTATTAGCGGCACTTTTCCCATGTGGATCCATTACCGGTGCGCCTAAGGTAAATACGATGTCAATCATTCATCGATTAGAGACAACACCACGACATAGTTATTGCGGCACAATTGGATTACTACGTCCGGAAGGGAATGCGGTATTCAATGTCCCAATACGAACAGTTCAACAACTAGGGGATCGTTTCATCTATGGTGTCGGTGCGGGTATCACAATTGATTCAAATCCTGAACAGGAGTACAAAGAGTTTCAAGATAAGACAAGGATTTTAAAGGGGATATAG
- a CDS encoding aminotransferase class IV, with protein sequence MQLFETMRLEAGKIPRETYHLQRMTRSAEQLGLPFSQHDWAQRLTDVKNTYTEHIYRLKVILSAEGKLATEIGALTDKPFLTACLREIDEETPCWQRTNKTSERSHLQHRHQTDIVLFHNAEGKLLEFDIGNLVISNQGEQLTPRYENDFLCGCMRQALLDHGEVIEADLTVESLKAAMVAQENIWMINSLREWMPVQFR encoded by the coding sequence ATGCAATTATTTGAGACTATGCGGTTAGAGGCAGGTAAGATTCCACGTGAAACATATCATCTTCAACGTATGACACGTTCAGCAGAACAGTTGGGATTGCCGTTCTCTCAACACGATTGGGCGCAACGACTTACGGATGTAAAAAATACTTATACCGAACATATATATCGTTTGAAGGTCATCTTATCAGCTGAAGGAAAACTCGCAACTGAAATAGGGGCGCTGACAGACAAACCATTTTTAACTGCTTGTCTGAGAGAAATAGATGAAGAAACACCCTGTTGGCAACGAACGAACAAAACGTCTGAACGCTCACATTTGCAGCACCGTCATCAGACGGATATTGTTTTGTTCCATAATGCAGAAGGAAAACTGTTAGAGTTTGATATTGGCAATTTGGTAATATCTAATCAAGGTGAACAACTGACACCGCGCTATGAGAACGACTTTTTATGTGGTTGTATGAGACAAGCATTGTTAGATCACGGTGAAGTTATCGAAGCAGATTTGACTGTGGAATCGTTAAAAGCAGCTATGGTAGCACAGGAAAATATATGGATGATTAATAGTTTGAGAGAATGGATGCCTGTACAATTTCGATAA
- a CDS encoding allophanate hydrolase subunit 1, which yields MKVYSQGDQAIVVSLRDQVTPTATQRLLVLRHYLIEQNEPFITEIVPTETDMLISYDAHMMMEQMDIASPFLYMKNLIAQIDLSEEKWKKQRRCVKVPMYYGGEYGPHLNHILTELGISEETFIQHHTMSDYFVSMMGYSPGFPYLSGGDKHIIVNHTAPEKRFIPAGSVILENNKCGITTTDTYEDWLVIGWTPLQLFDPMKKDFALISLGDHVKFDVLQKGRDM from the coding sequence ATGAAAGTTTATAGTCAAGGAGACCAAGCGATTGTCGTGTCTTTACGCGATCAGGTGACACCCACTGCGACACAGCGTTTGCTCGTATTAAGACATTATTTAATTGAACAGAATGAACCATTCATCACAGAGATTGTGCCAACAGAAACGGACATGTTGATCTCTTACGATGCGCATATGATGATGGAACAGATGGATATCGCATCGCCATTTTTATATATGAAAAACTTGATTGCACAAATTGACCTCTCAGAAGAAAAATGGAAAAAGCAACGTCGTTGTGTCAAAGTACCAATGTATTATGGCGGCGAATATGGTCCGCATTTGAATCATATTTTAACGGAGTTAGGGATATCGGAAGAAACGTTTATTCAACACCATACAATGAGTGACTATTTCGTATCAATGATGGGCTATTCACCGGGATTTCCGTATTTATCAGGTGGAGATAAGCACATTATCGTTAATCACACAGCACCGGAAAAGCGATTTATTCCCGCTGGGTCTGTGATTTTAGAAAATAATAAATGTGGGATTACGACAACGGATACATATGAAGACTGGCTTGTGATAGGGTGGACGCCATTACAACTATTTGATCCAATGAAGAAAGATTTTGCGCTTATTTCATTAGGGGACCACGTAAAATTCGATGTGCTACAAAAAGGGCGTGACATGTGA
- a CDS encoding biotin-dependent carboxyltransferase family protein yields MTLIIEDSGLFSSFQDFGRQGHEHLGVIRSGALDIVAHEIANRLVGNNPKEATLEMTNRMARIRFTEPTLIAMSGAIAVAHTDDRQIKMNKLYLMNKGDVLRFNELHRGARVYLAVAGGYELDSWLGSVSTDVISTMGGYQGRALKAGDKVNLKRNYHQGQRKLFERLKETGTTSWGVDGYTLSFNYLSDVIHVLPNKGTEDFDAESLRAFTQHEYSVTSKANRMGIVLDGTPIKAHYDGMPPHRSVKRGTIQVKKEGAPVILLNDHYTLGSYPQVGTIATYHLSKIAQKRQGSKVKFQLIDIAQAEQNLLKYHKWCRHLFAGITYHMNEEMYR; encoded by the coding sequence ATGACATTAATTATTGAAGACAGCGGATTATTTTCAAGCTTTCAAGATTTCGGGCGACAAGGTCATGAACATTTAGGAGTGATTCGCAGTGGTGCGCTGGACATTGTTGCGCATGAAATTGCCAATCGTCTTGTTGGTAACAATCCGAAAGAAGCAACATTAGAAATGACCAATCGTATGGCTCGCATCCGTTTTACAGAGCCGACTTTAATCGCGATGTCAGGTGCAATTGCGGTTGCACATACCGATGACAGACAAATAAAAATGAACAAACTATATTTAATGAATAAAGGGGATGTACTCCGTTTTAACGAATTGCATAGAGGCGCTCGTGTCTACCTAGCTGTTGCAGGTGGTTATGAACTCGATTCGTGGTTAGGTTCTGTGTCTACTGATGTTATTTCTACAATGGGTGGTTATCAAGGTCGTGCTTTGAAGGCGGGTGATAAAGTGAATTTGAAGCGTAACTATCATCAAGGACAACGAAAACTATTCGAGCGACTCAAAGAAACAGGTACGACTTCATGGGGAGTAGATGGTTATACGCTATCATTCAACTATCTGTCTGACGTCATCCACGTGTTGCCGAACAAAGGGACAGAAGACTTTGACGCTGAAAGCCTGCGTGCATTTACGCAGCATGAGTATTCTGTAACAAGTAAAGCAAATCGTATGGGAATTGTATTAGATGGCACACCTATTAAAGCGCATTACGATGGGATGCCACCGCATCGTTCAGTAAAAAGAGGAACGATACAGGTAAAAAAAGAAGGGGCACCAGTGATATTGTTGAATGATCATTATACGTTAGGAAGTTATCCACAAGTGGGCACGATTGCGACATATCATTTATCAAAAATTGCACAAAAACGTCAAGGTTCGAAAGTGAAGTTTCAACTGATTGATATTGCACAAGCAGAACAGAATTTGTTGAAGTATCACAAATGGTGTCGCCATCTCTTTGCAGGGATTACATATCACATGAACGAAGAAATGTATAGGTAG
- the ltaS gene encoding polyglycerol-phosphate lipoteichoic acid synthase LtaS has product MEKGNKKIGIFMFFLLMVLTISLKTYFAYYVDLSLGVKGLVQNLILLMNPYSLVALILSVFLLFKGRKAFWLMFIGGFLITFVLYANVVYFRFFSDFITFSTLNQVNNVDSMGGALSASFQWYDFVYFIDTFVYLFILAFKQKWLDKQVFQKKFVPVVMGTAIALFFLNLAFAEADRPELLTRTFDHKYLVKYLGPYNFTVYDGVKTIENNQQKALASEDDLTEVLNYSKQKNTEPNPAYYGKAKGKNVIKIHLESFQTFLINKKVNGEEVTPFLNKLSSGQDDFRYYPNFYHQTGQGKTSDAEFTMDNSLYGLPQGSAFSLKGDNTFQSLPAILHQQQDYTTNVMHGDYKTFWNRDQVYRHFGIDKFYDATYYDMSPENLENLGLKDKEFFKESAEYLDKEKEPFYSHLVTLTNHYPFTLSEEDATIEKSDTGNNTVDGYIQTARYLDESVEAFINDLKERGLYEDSVIILYGDHYGISENHNKAMSELLEEPITPAKFNDLNKTGFWIKAPGVEPKVDETYAGQIDVMPTLLHLLGIDTSNYLMLGTDMLSKDHQEVVPFRNGDFVTKDYKYVNGKVYHNKDNEPMTTPPSNLEEVKQQVQSDLEVSDKILNGDLFRFYKNPDFNKVDPTKYKYEAGSKAEK; this is encoded by the coding sequence ATGGAAAAAGGAAATAAAAAAATAGGAATTTTTATGTTTTTCTTATTGATGGTTTTGACCATCTCACTGAAAACATATTTTGCCTATTATGTAGACTTGTCACTCGGTGTTAAGGGACTCGTACAAAACTTAATACTTCTAATGAATCCATATAGCTTGGTTGCATTGATATTGAGTGTGTTTCTACTATTCAAAGGTAGAAAGGCATTCTGGTTGATGTTCATTGGTGGCTTCCTTATTACATTTGTCTTATATGCCAATGTTGTTTACTTCCGCTTTTTCTCAGACTTTATTACGTTTAGTACGCTGAACCAAGTGAACAATGTCGATTCAATGGGTGGTGCGCTTAGTGCATCTTTCCAATGGTATGACTTTGTCTACTTCATAGATACGTTTGTGTATTTATTTATATTGGCGTTTAAACAGAAGTGGTTAGACAAACAAGTCTTCCAAAAAAAGTTTGTGCCAGTTGTTATGGGGACTGCGATTGCTTTGTTCTTCTTAAACTTGGCATTTGCAGAAGCAGACCGTCCGGAGTTATTAACACGTACATTTGACCATAAATATTTAGTAAAATATTTGGGACCGTACAACTTCACAGTATATGACGGTGTCAAAACAATTGAAAATAATCAACAAAAAGCGCTTGCTTCTGAAGATGATTTGACAGAAGTATTGAATTACTCTAAACAAAAAAATACAGAGCCGAACCCAGCCTATTATGGTAAAGCCAAAGGAAAAAATGTTATTAAAATTCATTTGGAGAGTTTCCAAACATTTTTAATCAATAAAAAAGTAAATGGTGAAGAAGTGACACCGTTTTTGAATAAGTTATCTTCAGGACAAGATGACTTTAGATATTATCCAAACTTCTACCACCAAACAGGTCAAGGGAAGACTTCGGATGCTGAGTTTACGATGGATAACAGTTTATATGGTCTTCCACAAGGATCAGCCTTTTCATTAAAAGGCGATAACACATTCCAATCATTACCAGCTATCTTGCATCAGCAACAAGATTATACAACGAACGTGATGCACGGTGACTACAAAACATTCTGGAACCGTGATCAAGTGTATCGTCACTTCGGTATCGATAAGTTTTATGATGCAACGTATTATGATATGTCACCAGAGAATTTAGAAAACTTAGGTTTGAAAGATAAGGAATTCTTTAAGGAGTCAGCAGAATATCTCGACAAAGAAAAAGAGCCGTTTTATTCACACTTAGTAACTTTAACGAACCACTATCCATTCACGTTGAGTGAAGAAGATGCAACGATTGAAAAGAGTGATACGGGTAACAATACGGTGGATGGTTACATCCAAACAGCACGTTACCTAGATGAATCGGTTGAAGCATTCATCAATGATTTGAAAGAACGTGGTTTATATGAAGATTCAGTGATTATCCTTTACGGTGACCACTATGGTATTTCAGAAAATCACAACAAAGCGATGAGTGAGTTGCTAGAAGAGCCGATTACACCGGCAAAGTTCAATGACTTGAACAAAACAGGCTTTTGGATTAAAGCACCAGGTGTTGAGCCGAAAGTAGATGAAACATATGCAGGACAGATTGATGTCATGCCAACATTACTTCACTTACTCGGTATCGATACGTCAAACTACTTGATGTTAGGAACAGATATGTTATCGAAAGATCATCAAGAGGTCGTACCATTCCGTAACGGTGACTTTGTAACGAAAGATTACAAGTATGTGAATGGTAAAGTGTATCATAACAAAGATAATGAACCGATGACGACACCACCGTCGAACTTGGAAGAAGTGAAACAACAAGTTCAATCAGATCTTGAAGTTTCGGACAAGATTTTGAATGGTGACTTATTCCGATTCTACAAAAATCCTGATTTTAACAAAGTAGACCCAACGAAATATAAATATGAAGCAGGATCTAAAGCTGAAAAATAG